A region of Pelagicoccus sp. SDUM812003 DNA encodes the following proteins:
- a CDS encoding carbonic anhydrase — translation MNKISILKLLFSVSLLSCALSQQNLFSADSPDSTEAKRSLLLGNERFVSEESIHPNLQMDHRASLAAGQTPFATVIACSDSRVSPELIFDQGLGDLFVIRVAGNVADVDEVGSIEYGIGHLNTPLLVVLGHTHCGAVTAVAQSHEVHGSIPQLVDNISPAVARARAKATKASQADLVAHAVVENVWVSIEDLLDRSEVARSLLQAGSLRVVGAVYDIETGQVDWLGEHPKQSELVARAVSSERQDIHEQEYSDQHEALDLDFLEMKPVETNTLHWVLVGLGGLLLGGASIFYACKALLPKWRVGHRLGAGFSGMVALVLLAGGIGFEGMLTAYRDFEAYRSDSRRTILLSEIDIAFLEAEIAANDFASDGSNRSRDILAEELQSLRQICEKIPVHFDDKQHLATLKEVTDSLALYDKLFSEIGDETASAKRKTVLANMDALAGQVEGSLIELTNKIVKRQTDAEPVILSDLLDSKTLVAMVSVVSVLIGLFLSVSISRSIIKPLGSISEDLQNGAHQTSVVASQVSSTSQDLAQGSAEQAASVEEASASLEEIDSIVSSISESLQQTDELMGDVRQAVGEGVKRMSDMSQAMDDIQHASNAVGNIVKTIDEIAFQTNILALNASVEAARAGSAGSGFAVVADEVRNLAKRCADATRNTASQIESTIATTVVGVEITSELGKSLSEIMERTENIAKRTHEQARSVSEQRSGVRQLNLAMRQIDTVGQQNASISEESAAAAEELSSQSELLNETVIELRRLVSGVSSRPKAQVGIAKRVRTNRSRIDHSQPLSFN, via the coding sequence ATGAATAAAATCTCGATTCTAAAACTTCTCTTCAGCGTATCGCTCCTGAGCTGTGCGCTTTCCCAGCAAAACCTCTTCTCGGCTGACTCACCCGACTCCACTGAAGCGAAACGCTCATTGCTGCTGGGCAACGAACGCTTTGTTTCCGAAGAGTCTATTCATCCCAATTTGCAAATGGATCACCGAGCGAGCCTCGCAGCCGGACAGACTCCATTTGCCACTGTCATCGCTTGTTCGGACTCGCGCGTTTCCCCGGAACTGATTTTCGACCAAGGGCTTGGCGACCTCTTTGTCATTCGCGTCGCAGGAAACGTGGCAGACGTAGATGAAGTAGGATCGATTGAATACGGTATTGGCCATCTGAATACTCCCCTGCTCGTCGTCCTTGGTCACACTCACTGCGGCGCAGTGACAGCCGTCGCCCAGTCGCATGAGGTCCATGGTTCCATCCCGCAGCTCGTCGACAACATCAGCCCGGCGGTTGCTCGGGCTAGAGCGAAAGCCACCAAAGCATCGCAAGCGGACTTGGTGGCTCATGCTGTAGTCGAGAATGTATGGGTCTCGATAGAGGACCTGCTGGACCGTAGCGAAGTCGCACGCTCTTTGCTCCAGGCAGGCTCGCTGCGCGTGGTCGGCGCCGTCTACGATATCGAAACGGGACAGGTCGACTGGCTTGGCGAGCATCCCAAACAATCGGAATTGGTGGCACGAGCGGTCTCCTCAGAACGCCAGGACATCCACGAGCAAGAGTACAGCGACCAACACGAAGCCCTGGATCTGGATTTTCTCGAGATGAAGCCGGTAGAAACGAATACGCTGCACTGGGTCCTCGTCGGTCTCGGTGGACTCCTACTGGGCGGAGCGAGCATATTCTACGCGTGCAAGGCCCTGCTTCCCAAATGGCGAGTCGGACATCGGCTCGGGGCTGGTTTTTCCGGAATGGTCGCTCTGGTACTGCTCGCTGGCGGGATCGGTTTCGAGGGAATGCTGACCGCCTACCGAGATTTTGAAGCATACAGATCCGACAGCCGTCGAACCATTCTCCTTTCCGAAATCGACATCGCGTTTCTTGAAGCCGAAATCGCAGCCAACGACTTCGCTAGCGACGGCTCCAATAGATCCAGAGACATTCTGGCGGAAGAGCTGCAATCGCTACGCCAGATCTGCGAAAAAATCCCAGTTCACTTTGACGACAAGCAGCATCTAGCGACCCTGAAAGAAGTGACCGATAGCCTGGCCCTCTACGATAAGCTGTTTTCGGAGATCGGAGACGAGACCGCCAGCGCGAAAAGAAAGACCGTGCTGGCAAACATGGACGCCTTGGCGGGTCAAGTTGAGGGCTCTCTCATTGAGCTCACCAACAAAATCGTAAAACGCCAGACGGATGCCGAACCCGTAATTCTGTCCGACCTGCTCGACTCCAAAACGCTCGTGGCAATGGTATCTGTCGTTTCGGTTCTGATCGGCCTATTTCTCTCCGTATCGATTTCCAGATCCATCATAAAACCGCTGGGATCCATTTCCGAGGATCTTCAAAACGGGGCCCACCAAACCTCCGTTGTCGCTTCGCAGGTTTCGAGCACCAGCCAAGACTTAGCCCAAGGATCAGCGGAACAGGCCGCTTCGGTCGAAGAGGCTTCGGCAAGCCTCGAAGAGATCGACAGTATCGTCTCGTCGATCTCCGAAAGCCTTCAACAGACCGACGAACTCATGGGAGACGTTCGGCAAGCCGTTGGCGAAGGCGTGAAGCGCATGTCCGACATGTCGCAAGCGATGGACGACATTCAGCACGCGAGCAATGCGGTCGGAAACATCGTGAAGACGATCGACGAAATCGCCTTCCAGACAAACATCCTCGCTCTCAACGCCTCGGTAGAAGCGGCTCGAGCCGGATCAGCGGGGTCTGGATTCGCAGTGGTCGCAGACGAAGTGAGGAATCTCGCGAAACGCTGCGCCGACGCGACACGCAACACGGCGAGCCAGATAGAGAGCACCATCGCAACGACCGTCGTCGGAGTCGAAATCACGAGTGAACTGGGCAAAAGCCTTTCCGAGATCATGGAACGCACCGAAAACATAGCCAAGCGGACCCATGAACAAGCGAGGTCCGTGAGCGAACAACGAAGCGGCGTTCGCCAGCTAAACCTAGCAATGCGACAAATCGACACCGTCGGACAACAAAACGCCTCGATATCGGAGGAATCCGCCGCTGCCGCTGAAGAGCTTAGCAGCCAGTCGGAATTGCTGAACGAGACCGTGATCGAACTGCGAAGATTGGTTTCAGGCGTGAGCTCAAGACCGAAAGCTCAAGTCGGCATCGCGAAGAGAGTCAGGACGAATAGGAGCAGAATCGACCACTCCCAGCCCTTGTCTTTTAACTGA
- a CDS encoding glycoside hydrolase family 97 catalytic domain-containing protein, producing MKRILPFSILLASLGCGLSAREIQSPDGSLSVTLALDEGAPYYEVRHQGSVAIERSSLGLETSIGSFASGLRETVSETRRIDERYELPHGKMRSVHYKANELTTRFANEHGDTLEVVFRVSNDDVAFRYGLASEDKRRVTIESEATAFDLPETATAFITHQAAPGTGWMSVQPSYEEAYMLDVPVGTPSPTGLGFTYPALFRLGDKGWALISETGVTSRYCGTRLDEPSVDGRYPIAFPQPGENGGVGATTVSASLPFESPWRTITIGKTLAPIVESTVATDVVEPLYEASMDYQPGRSTWSWLLWQNPSMNEADQRAFIELADTMDYEYILIDSMWDVNLGEEKLEELVAFAQSKGVDVLLWYNSNGYWNDAPFSPHNRMDTAPVRQNEMAWLQSIGVKGLKIDFFGGDKQTTMKLYEDLLTDANRFGLSLNFHGTTLPRGWERMYPNFITAEAITASENLIFTQDFADKEALNSTIFPFVRNPVAAMDYGPVLLNKRFSREHDQGNIRRTTDAFQLATAVLYFSPIQHFGLTPNNLEEQPDFVIDFLREVPAAWDEVRYVDGYPGEYTALARRSRDRWYVAATNGSPKPRAVRLELPWLKGKTLTMIHDKTDGRAAKKEVKVDAKGIVYVDLGVGGGVVLFQ from the coding sequence ATGAAACGCATCCTACCCTTTTCAATTCTGCTCGCCAGCCTCGGCTGCGGCCTATCGGCCCGAGAAATCCAGAGCCCCGACGGCTCTCTCTCCGTCACGCTCGCTCTCGATGAGGGAGCTCCCTACTACGAAGTCCGTCATCAAGGCTCTGTCGCCATCGAGCGCTCGTCTCTCGGGCTCGAAACTAGCATCGGCAGCTTCGCCTCCGGTCTGCGGGAAACAGTTTCGGAAACTCGCCGCATCGACGAACGTTACGAACTGCCCCACGGCAAGATGCGCAGCGTCCACTACAAAGCCAATGAGCTAACGACCCGATTTGCAAACGAGCATGGCGACACCCTCGAGGTCGTCTTCCGCGTGAGCAATGACGACGTCGCCTTTCGCTACGGTCTTGCTAGCGAGGACAAGCGACGGGTCACCATCGAAAGCGAGGCGACCGCCTTCGATTTGCCTGAAACGGCCACCGCTTTCATAACGCACCAAGCAGCTCCAGGAACGGGTTGGATGTCCGTGCAGCCGAGCTACGAGGAGGCGTACATGCTAGATGTGCCCGTGGGGACCCCGTCGCCGACCGGTCTTGGATTCACCTACCCGGCTCTCTTCCGCCTCGGAGACAAGGGCTGGGCTCTGATTTCCGAAACCGGTGTCACTAGCCGCTATTGCGGAACGCGACTGGACGAGCCTTCAGTCGACGGCCGCTACCCGATCGCCTTTCCTCAACCGGGCGAAAACGGTGGGGTCGGCGCGACCACCGTATCGGCTTCGCTGCCTTTCGAAAGCCCATGGCGCACCATCACCATCGGAAAAACCTTGGCGCCCATCGTGGAATCCACCGTAGCCACCGATGTCGTGGAGCCCTTGTACGAAGCGTCGATGGACTACCAGCCCGGCCGCTCCACCTGGAGCTGGCTGCTATGGCAGAACCCTAGCATGAACGAAGCCGACCAGCGGGCCTTTATCGAACTGGCCGATACCATGGATTATGAATACATCCTCATCGACTCTATGTGGGACGTGAATCTCGGGGAAGAGAAGCTGGAAGAGCTGGTTGCTTTCGCCCAGTCCAAGGGCGTCGACGTATTGCTTTGGTATAATTCAAATGGATACTGGAACGACGCCCCGTTTAGCCCGCACAACCGCATGGATACGGCGCCCGTCCGCCAAAACGAGATGGCCTGGCTGCAGTCGATCGGCGTCAAGGGCCTGAAGATCGATTTCTTCGGTGGCGACAAGCAAACCACCATGAAGCTCTACGAAGACCTCTTGACCGACGCCAACCGCTTTGGGCTCTCGCTCAATTTCCACGGCACCACCCTGCCTCGCGGCTGGGAACGTATGTATCCAAATTTCATAACAGCGGAAGCGATCACCGCCTCGGAGAACCTCATTTTCACCCAGGACTTCGCCGACAAGGAAGCCCTCAACAGCACCATCTTCCCCTTCGTCCGCAATCCAGTAGCAGCCATGGACTACGGCCCAGTACTGCTCAACAAACGGTTCTCCCGCGAACACGATCAGGGCAACATCCGCCGCACCACCGACGCCTTTCAGTTGGCCACCGCAGTGCTCTACTTCTCGCCCATTCAACACTTCGGACTTACGCCGAACAACCTCGAAGAGCAGCCAGACTTCGTCATCGACTTCCTGCGTGAAGTCCCAGCCGCTTGGGACGAGGTTCGCTACGTCGATGGCTACCCCGGAGAGTATACCGCTCTCGCTCGCCGTTCCCGCGACCGCTGGTACGTCGCTGCGACCAATGGCAGCCCCAAGCCGCGCGCCGTACGCCTCGAGCTTCCCTGGCTGAAAGGCAAGACGCTGACCATGATTCATGACAAAACCGATGGCCGGGCGGCCAAGAAGGAAGTCAAAGTCGATGCCAAGGGCATCGTCTACGTCGACCTCGGCGTGGGCGGCGGCGTGGTTCTATTTCAATAA